From a region of the Oryza sativa Japonica Group chromosome 6, ASM3414082v1 genome:
- the LOC9266709 gene encoding probable galacturonosyltransferase 9, which yields MAGGRAFRPSAPRRAAFAALLTLLLLATLSFLLSSPPPTHASHRSSYLGASPPSRLAAIRRHAADHAAVLAAYAAHARRLKEASAAQSLSFATMSSDLSALSSRLASHLSLPEDAVKPLEKEARDRIKLARLLAADAKEGFDTQSKIQKLSDTVFAVGEHLARARRAGRMSSRIAAGSTPKSLHCLAMRLLEARLAKPSAFADDPDPSPEFDDPSLYHYAVFSDNVLAVSVVVASAARAAADPSRHVFHVVTAPMYLPAFRVWFARRPPPLGVHVQLLAYSDFPFLNETSSPVLRQIEAGKRDVALLDYLRFYLPDMFPALQRVVLLEDDVVVQKDLAGLWHLDLDGKVNGAVEMCFGGFRRYSKYLNFTQAIVQERFDPGACAWAYGVNVYDLEAWRRDGCTELFHQYMEMNEDGVLWDPTSVLPAGLMTFYGNTKPLDKSWHVMGLGYNPSISPEVIAGAAVIHFNGNMKPWLDVALNQYKALWTKYVDTEMEFLTLCNFGL from the exons ATGGCCGGCGGCCGCGCGTTCCggccgtcggcgccgcgccgcgcggcgtTCGCGGCGCTCCTGACGCTGCTCCTGCTGGCGACGCTCTCGTTCCTCCTatcctcgccgcctccgacgCACGCCTCGCACCGCTCCTCCTACCTCGGCGCATCGCCGCCgtcccgcctcgccgccatccGACGCCACGCGGCGGACCACGCGGCGGTGCTGGCCGCGTACGCCGCGCACGCGCGGAGGCTCAaggaggcgtcggcggcgcagtCGCTGTCCTTCGCCACGATGTCGTCCGACCTGTCGGCGCTCTCGTCGCGCCTCGCCTcccacctctccctcccggAGGACGCGGTGAAGCCCCTGGAGAAGGAGGCGCGCGACCGCATCAAGCtcgcccgcctcctcgccgccgacgccaaggAAGGGTTCGACACGCAGTCCAAGATCCAGAAGCTCTCCGACACGGTGTTCGCCGTCGGCGAGCATCTggcccgcgcccgccgcgcggGCCGCATGTCCTCCCGCATCGCCGCGGGCTCCACCCCCAAGTCCCTCCACTGCCTCGCCATGCGCCTCCTCGAGGCCCGCCTCGCCAAGCCCTCCGCCTTCGCCGACGACCCCGACCCGTCCCCGGAGTTCGACGACCCTTCGCTGTACCACTACGCCGTGTTCTCCGACAATGTGCTCGCCGTCTCCGTCGTGgtggcctccgccgcgcgcgccgcggccgacCCCTCGCGCCACGTCTTCCACGTGGTCACCGCGCCCATGTACCTGCCGGCATTCCGCGTCTGgttcgcccgccgcccgccgccgctcggcgtGCACGTCCAGCTCCTCGCCTACTCCGACTTCCCGTTCCTCAACGAGACCTCCTCGCCGGTGCTCAGGCAGATCGAGGCCGGCAAGAGGGACGTGGCATTGCTCGATTACCTGAGGTTCTACCTCCCAGACATGTTCCCGGCACTGCAGAGGGTGGTGCTCCTGGAGGATGATGTGGTGGTGCAGAAGGATTTGGCTGGGCTCTGGCATCTCGACTTGGATGGGAAGGTGAATGGTGCCGTCGAGATGTGCTTCGGTGGATTCAGGAGATATAGCAAGTATCTCAACTTCACGCAGGCCATCGTGCAGGAGCGGTTCGATCCTGGCGCATGTGCTTGGGCATATGGGGTCAATGTGTATGATCTTGAGGCATGGCGAAGGGATGGCTGCACGGAGCTGTTCCATCAGTACATGGAAATG AATGAGGATGGTGTGCTTTGGGATCCCACATCTGTTCTACCTGCTGGGCTGATGACATTCTATGGCAATACAAAGCCGCTTGACAAATCATGGCATGTAATGGGCCTTGGGTATAATCCAAGCATCAGTCCTGAGGTTATCGCTGGTGCTGCTGTGATACATTTTAATGGGAATATGAAACCGTGGCTTGATGTTGCGTTGAACCAGTACAAAGCTCTCTGGACCAAGTATGTTGACACTGAAATGGAATTCCTGACACTATGCAACTTTGGTCTATGA
- the LOC107278714 gene encoding glutathione S-transferase U10 encodes MAMTTAAVAAAAQPKEVKLYGAWGSAHAAMARNALELKGVRYEYVEEDLERKSETLLLRLNPAHAGKVPVLVVVDDDGGGGGCPLAESLVILEYVDEVWPQAPRLLPPPSSPRARAAARFWARFFHGEVSPLSRAAAVLAPTPEERAEAVREMKARMAVMEAGFERDFPSSVVGGPFVHGATPGLLDVILGSCAAGTRAISAMAGEEVVEPDALPHVHASMAAFDERVAGFGTSVPHELLLARLLEREERRRAAASASA; translated from the coding sequence atggcgatgacgacggcggcggtggcggcggcggcgcagcccaAGGAGGTGAAGCTGTACGGCGCGTGGGGCAGCGCGCACGCCGCCATGGCCAGGAACGCGCTGGAGCTCAAGGGCGTGCGCTACGAGTACGTCGAGGAGGACCTCGAGCGCAAGAGCGAgacgctgctgctgcgcctCAACCCCGCCCACGCCGGGAAGGTCCCGGTgctggtcgtcgtcgacgacgacggcggcggcggcggctgccccctcgcCGAGTCGCTCGTCATCCTCGAGTACGTCGACGAGGTGTGGCCACAGGCGCCGCGgctgcttccgccgccgtcgtccccgcgcGCTCGCGCCGCGGCCAGGTTCTGGGCGAGGTTCTTCCACGGCGAGGTGTCGCCGCtgtcgcgcgcggcggcggtgctcgcgcCGACGCCGGAGGAGCGGGCGGAGGCGGTGCGGGAGATGAAGGCGCGGATGGCCGTGATGGAGGCCGGGTTTGAGAGGGACTTCCCGTCGTCGGTCGTCGGCGGCCCGTTCGTGCACGGCGCGACGCCGGGGCTGCTCGACGTGATACTGGGCTCCTGCGCCGCCGGGACGAGGGCGATctccgccatggccggcgaggaggtcgtggaGCCGGACGCGCTGCCGCACGTGCACGCCAGCATGGCCGCGTTCGACGAGCGCGTCGCAGGGTTCGGGACCAGCGTGCCGCACGAGCTCCTCCTCGCGCGGCTGctcgagagggaggagaggcggcgcgccgccgcgtcggcgtcggcgtga